One Rhizoctonia solani chromosome 2, complete sequence DNA segment encodes these proteins:
- a CDS encoding acetyl-CoA synthetase-like protein, protein MASTSIGYGQSKLVAEKLLESARDSGLESCSIRLGQLVGDVKSGAWSTTDWVPSLIASSVSIGSLPRAVGTVSWLPLDVAARSIIDTCVNRNKVLPQVMHTSHPRPVPWVDIMNALSASLVPLVNSQLPLVGFEEWNKRVAEAAESFKGSDSDRYKRFPSTKIQSTIDGMVLADKALQSHEEVEHVESCGTVRLNTKVAEEFSRVLETTPQLGDEH, encoded by the exons ATGGCTTCGACTAGTATTGGATATGGACAAAGCAAGCTAGTGGCTGAAAAG CTCCTTGAATCAGCTAGAGACTCTGGCCTCGAAAGCTGCAGTATTCGACTTGGACAGCTTGTCGGGGATGTCAAGAGTGGTGCATGGTCAACAACAGATTGGGTCCCTTCGCTCATCGCCTCTTCCGTTTCAATAGGTAGCCTGCCGAGGGCCGTCGGG ACTGTCTCGTGGCTTCCACTTGATGTGGCTGCCCGTTCAATTATCGATACATGTGTTAACAGGAACAAAGTCCTACCTCAAGTGATGCACACCTCACACCCTCGACCTGTACCTTGGGTGGATATCATGAATGCACTCTCGGCATCGCTCGTGCCACTCGTGAACTCTCAACTGCCTCTCGTGGGCTTCGAAGAATGGAATAAGCGTGTAGCCGAAGCTGCAGAATCGTTCAAAGGATCCGACAGTGATCGATACAAGCGATTCCCAAGCACTAAAATCCAAAGCACTATTGACGGTATGGTGCTCGCCGATAAGGCGCTTCAGTCTCACGAGGAGGTGGAGCATGTAGAGTCGTGTGGAACTGTGCGGCTGAATACCAAGGTAGCCGAAGAGTTTAGTCGGGTTTTAGAAACCACACCGCAGCTTGGAGATGAGCAT TAA
- a CDS encoding acetyl-CoA synthetase-like protein gives MFGRERNQTGVLIELEESANYMYHTKEGQSKAMEDVWPFIERANQASATHSRLERRTIIFVDPSRLLPRTTKDAIFRPGALKLYASVIEEMYLGLEKNFGAADGIKPPRSWDSTKDIEVWVTQEIQNLLGRQVDVRGDLFQQGMDSLTATMLLRLLKDTLNASPDFHIRSAATKVNQQTIFGNPTITQLVQVLVQLSTCNNTTVIDPVAEALRNIHTMIEKYKIDWPAQEARDIQPVKKERVVVTGTTGGLGSHLLAQLLENEKVEKVWAMNRKSSKNNRDRELSSFEDKLLGGNSLKSGKLVFVDTDLEDPKLALPNEIYDEVNGYKQPPKALNN, from the exons ATGTTTGGGCGAGAACGGAACCAAACTGGCGTTTTGATCGAACTGGAAGAAAGTGCAAATTATATGTATCATACTAAAGAGGGACAATCAAAGGCAATGGAGGATGTCTG GCCATTTATTGAACGTGCTAATCAAGCATCCGCTACCCATTCTCGCCTTGAGAGACGGACAATAATTTTCGTAGATCCTAGCCGTCTTCTTCCACGCACGACCAAGGATGCTATTTTTCGTCCTGGTGCTCTCAAGCTATATGCGAGCGTCATCGAAGAAATGTACCTGGGTCTAGAGAAAAACTTTGGTGCGGCCGATGGAATTAAGCCTCCTCGATCCTGGGATAGTACCAAAGATATTGAAGTTTGGGTTACTCAGGAGATTCAAAATCTTTTGGGTCGGCAAGTCGACGTACGTGGAGATTTATTTCAGCAAGGAATGGATAG TCTCACAGCCACCATGCTTCTTCGTCTGCTCAAAGATACTCTGAACGCATCACCCGATTTCCATATTCGATCTGCGGCGACAAAAGTCAACCAGCAAACCATCTTCGGAAACCCCACTATCACACAACTTGTCCAGGTACTTGTCCAGCTCTCCACTTGCAACAATACTACTGTCATCGATCCTGTTGCGGAAGCGCTTCGAAACATTCATACTATGATCGAAAAGTACAAAATTGACTGGCCTGCCCAAGAGGCCCGTGATATTCAACCGGTAAAGAAAGAGCGTGTGGTTGTGACTGGTACTACTGGAGGCCTTGGATCTCATTTGCTTGCGCAGCTGCTGGAGAATGAAAAGGTCGAGAAAGTATGGGCGATGAATCGCAAATCAAGCAAGAACAATAGAGACAGGGAGCTCAGCTCCTTTGAAGACAAGCTTTTGGGTGGGAATTCGCTAAAGAGCGGGAAGTTGGTATTTGTTGATACCGATCTTGAGGATCCCAAGCTTGCCCTACCCAATGAAATATACGATGAGGTGAATGGCTATAAGCAACCGCCAAAGGCTCTAAATAATTGA